A stretch of Oreochromis aureus strain Israel breed Guangdong linkage group 11, ZZ_aureus, whole genome shotgun sequence DNA encodes these proteins:
- the snrnp48 gene encoding U11/U12 small nuclear ribonucleoprotein 48 kDa protein: MSDSLPPLTLQDRMERLQELTEFTEKCKKQINDIFETLGWSLDYKNSNQEPMEQCPYDPHHRVPVRTMEKHKISCKLKKMGYSAEEQAEMYDPSVCYENTSVRSFTMDKTTQHQVILQARSAAPMMRMEGVFWQGQYSGEPVDVPQNHKRAVCDLTVADRLALYNHVVGVINQQKEASSSNDDLYVDLVSKLQKDEEQNEPKTKLELMAEMRDYKRRRQSYRAKNVHITKKSYTEVIREVISVHSEELARQWKEEEDEEESMRVEQSSHGRQVDERRSPSSESHHSHNKRHRSRERSHERESKKKKSRRERDSHSPDDHHHHHDKKKKKKKKKDERDREKEK, from the exons ATGTCGGATTCATTACCGCCGCTAACTCTCCAGGACCGCATGGAGCGTCTTCAGGAGCTGACGGAATTTACTGAAAAGTGCAAAAAACAGATAAACGACATATTTGAAACGCTGGGATGGTCGCTAGACTACAAGAACTCCAACCAG GAACCAATGGAGCAGTGTCCCTATGACCCTCACCACAGGGTCCCGGTCCGGACCATGGAGAAGCATAAAATCTCCTGCAAGCTCAAAAAAATGGGCTACTCTGCCGAGGAGCAG GCGGAGATGTACGACCCCTCCGTGTGCTATGAGAACACCAGCGTCAGAAGCTTTACAATGG ACAAAACCACCCAGCATCAGGTGATCCTACAGGCGAGATCTGCTGCACCAATGATGAGGATGGAAGGAGTCTTCTGGCAAG GTCAGTACTCCGGTGAGCCAGTCGACGTGCCTCAGAACCACAAGCGAGCCGTGTGTGATCTCACTGTTGCCGACCGATTGGCTCTGTACAATCATGTGGTCGGCGTCATCAATCAACAGAAGGAAGCATCGTCCTCCAATGACGATCTCTACGTAGATTTGGTGTCCAAACTCCAAAAAG atGAAGAACAAAATGAACCAAAGACTAAACTGGAGCTGATGGCAGAAATGAGGGACTACAAGAGGCGGCGTCAGTCCTACAGAGCCAAAAATGTTCACATCACCAAGAAATCCTACACTGAG GTGATCAGAGAGGTGATCAGTGTCCATTCTGAGGAACTTGCCAGACAgtggaaagaggaggaggacgaaGAGGAGTCGATGAGAGTGGAACAGTCTTCCCATGG gcgGCAAGTGGATGAAAGACGCTCACCATCCTCAGAGTCTCACCACTCCCACAATAAACGCCACCGCAGCCGGGAGCGAAGCCACGAAAGGGagagcaagaagaagaagagtagGAGGGAGAG GGATTCCCACTCCCCAGatgaccaccaccaccaccacgataaaaagaagaagaagaagaagaagaaagatgaGAGAGACAGGGAGAAGGAGAAGTGA